A single window of Hymenobacter sp. APR13 DNA harbors:
- a CDS encoding GWxTD domain-containing protein, translated as MLDSLFARAGAALALPEPGLYTLRLPGEPSTLGLLVTDSNYPNLTSADALIQPLIYLTTSTERAKLYAAPNPKRAVDEFWLAATAGQQTLARQAIRTYYGRAAVANELFAAHKAGWMTDRGMLYMVLGAPDAVYRTAQEERWVYHGSDDGSSATYTFRPKPSTFAPEHYELVRHPEQERLWYAAVEQWRKATTTAPGR; from the coding sequence GTGCTGGATTCTCTGTTTGCCCGCGCCGGGGCGGCGTTGGCCCTGCCGGAGCCTGGCCTCTACACGCTGCGGCTGCCCGGCGAGCCTAGCACGCTGGGTTTGCTGGTCACGGATAGCAACTACCCCAACCTGACTTCCGCCGACGCGCTCATTCAGCCGCTGATTTACTTAACGACCTCCACGGAGCGGGCAAAGCTGTACGCCGCCCCCAACCCCAAGCGGGCCGTCGACGAGTTCTGGCTGGCCGCTACGGCTGGCCAGCAGACGCTGGCCCGGCAGGCCATTCGCACCTATTACGGCCGGGCTGCCGTGGCCAACGAGCTGTTTGCGGCCCACAAAGCCGGCTGGATGACCGACCGGGGCATGCTCTACATGGTGCTGGGTGCCCCCGATGCCGTGTACCGCACCGCGCAGGAGGAGCGCTGGGTTTACCACGGTTCCGACGACGGCTCTTCCGCCACGTATACGTTCCGGCCCAAACCGAGTACCTTTGCCCCCGAACACTATGAACTGGTGCGCCATCCCGAGCAAGAACGTCTCTGGTATGCCGCCGTGGAGCAATGGAGAAAAGCAACGACGACCGCCCCCGGCCGCTAA
- a CDS encoding T9SS type A sorting domain-containing protein → MRISTRFFGMVSLLLASLTGYAATVVVQVGGADGSNVFSPQNVTIRPGDQVRWEWVSGFHPSVADDGVSFAAFNVAANAPATRGPFTALGTITYHCQPHAFQATPGGPWQGMIGSITVSNAPLATLDSKAAGVGLSLYPNPSKGMVMLTVNQKPGAEYKLRLSNIIGREVRTFTLRPEAATNGMPLNLSDLPAGMYVYSLLLHDKVVATKRLVLQN, encoded by the coding sequence ATGAGAATTTCTACACGTTTTTTTGGGATGGTAAGCTTGCTGCTGGCCTCACTCACGGGCTACGCGGCCACGGTGGTGGTGCAGGTGGGTGGCGCCGACGGCTCCAACGTCTTCTCGCCCCAGAACGTCACCATCCGCCCCGGCGACCAGGTGCGCTGGGAGTGGGTATCGGGCTTCCATCCTTCGGTGGCCGATGACGGCGTGTCGTTTGCCGCTTTCAATGTGGCGGCCAATGCACCGGCCACGCGCGGGCCGTTCACGGCGCTGGGCACCATCACCTACCACTGCCAGCCGCACGCCTTCCAGGCTACGCCGGGCGGGCCGTGGCAGGGCATGATAGGTAGCATCACCGTCAGCAACGCGCCGCTAGCCACGCTCGACTCGAAAGCGGCCGGCGTGGGCCTCAGCCTCTACCCCAACCCCAGCAAGGGCATGGTGATGCTGACAGTGAATCAGAAACCCGGCGCTGAGTACAAGCTGCGCCTGAGCAACATCATCGGGCGGGAAGTGCGCACGTTCACGCTGCGCCCCGAAGCGGCCACCAACGGCATGCCCCTGAACCTCTCCGACCTGCCCGCCGGTATGTACGTGTACAGCCTGTTGCTGCACGACAAGGTGGTGGCCACCAAGCGGCTGGTACTGCAGAACTAA
- a CDS encoding KpsF/GutQ family sugar-phosphate isomerase, whose protein sequence is MKAQNELHSIAKKVLLQEAEAIQGVADAIALTPDFALCVEAILSLRGRVVVTGIGKSAHIAGKIVATLNSTGTPALFMHAADAIHGDLGMIQPDDFVVAISKSGDTPEIKVLVPLLKRKGVPLAALVSNADSYLAQQATYVLHAPVTREACPHNLAPTTSTTAALALGDALAVCLLESRDFSRQDFARLHPGGTLGKQLYLKVGDLSRQNQQPQVQDDALLKDIILEISGKRLGATAVLDATGQLQGIITDGDLRRMLSTFAGRLEDVRARDILTPQPMSVDIDDFAVEALARMQQRNITQLIVTEQGRFSGFIHLHDLLREGLV, encoded by the coding sequence TTGAAAGCACAGAACGAGCTTCATTCCATCGCAAAAAAAGTGCTTCTGCAGGAAGCAGAAGCCATCCAGGGGGTAGCCGACGCCATTGCCCTGACACCGGATTTTGCATTATGCGTAGAGGCGATTTTGTCTTTGCGAGGACGGGTGGTGGTAACCGGCATTGGTAAGAGCGCCCACATTGCCGGGAAAATAGTGGCCACGCTCAACTCTACGGGCACCCCGGCGCTGTTTATGCACGCCGCCGACGCCATCCACGGCGACCTGGGCATGATCCAGCCCGACGACTTTGTGGTGGCCATCAGCAAGAGCGGCGACACGCCCGAAATAAAAGTGCTGGTGCCGCTGCTCAAGCGCAAAGGCGTGCCGCTGGCGGCGCTCGTCAGCAACGCCGACTCCTACCTGGCCCAGCAGGCCACCTACGTGCTGCATGCGCCCGTCACACGTGAGGCTTGCCCCCACAACCTGGCGCCCACCACCAGCACCACCGCCGCCCTGGCCCTGGGCGACGCGCTGGCCGTGTGCCTGCTCGAAAGCCGCGACTTCTCGCGCCAGGATTTTGCCCGTCTGCACCCCGGTGGCACGCTCGGCAAGCAGCTCTACCTGAAAGTCGGGGACCTGAGCCGCCAGAACCAGCAGCCCCAGGTGCAGGACGACGCCCTGCTCAAGGACATCATCCTGGAGATATCCGGCAAGCGCCTCGGCGCCACCGCCGTGCTCGACGCCACCGGCCAGCTGCAGGGCATCATCACCGACGGCGACCTGCGCCGCATGCTCAGCACCTTCGCCGGCCGCCTGGAAGACGTGCGCGCCCGCGACATTCTCACGCCCCAGCCCATGAGCGTGGACATCGACGATTTTGCGGTAGAGGCCCTGGCCCGCATGCAGCAGCGCAACATCACCCAGCTCATCGTGACGGAGCAGGGCCGTTTCAGCGGCTTCATCCACCTGCACGATCTGCTGCGGGAAGGGTTGGTGTAG
- the rsfS gene encoding ribosome silencing factor produces MKSTLVRQDSDKLADVVVRGMQEKKALDIVVLNLKELKNAVADYFIICSASSDTQIDAIARSVEEEVEKLTGQSPWQTEGRTNREWVLLDYVDVVVHVFLRDRRQFYALEELWGDAEIRYVEEETVPAR; encoded by the coding sequence ATGAAAAGTACCCTGGTTCGACAGGATTCGGACAAGTTGGCAGATGTAGTCGTGCGCGGCATGCAGGAAAAGAAGGCGCTCGACATCGTGGTGCTCAATCTTAAAGAACTTAAAAACGCTGTAGCGGATTATTTCATCATCTGCTCGGCTTCCTCCGATACTCAAATCGACGCTATTGCGCGCTCGGTGGAAGAAGAAGTGGAAAAGCTCACCGGCCAGAGCCCCTGGCAGACCGAAGGGCGCACCAACCGTGAGTGGGTGCTGCTCGACTACGTGGACGTGGTGGTGCACGTGTTCCTGCGCGACCGACGCCAGTTTTACGCGCTGGAAGAGTTGTGGGGCGATGCCGAAATCCGGTACGTAGAGGAAGAGACGGTGCCGGCCCGGTAA
- the rlmB gene encoding 23S rRNA (guanosine(2251)-2'-O)-methyltransferase RlmB, translated as MEKSNDDRPRPLKPRRTFFDSENRPVPRTPRRDFGDDSPGGYRRPDARPEGRDDNRPVSRPDSRGNQRFDGPRGNANRPSAGGDKPFYSHRPAADHNIDMLFGLRPILEALHAGRTLEKIFLLRGTKNSITQEINDLARERGTPVSMVPTEKLDGLTRKNHQGAVAFVSPIDYMPLDSILAGLYEEGKVPFLLILDRVTDVRNFGAIARNAECMGVHAIVVPARGAAQINGDAVKTSAGALNLIPVCREANLRDSLNFLRQSGVQIVACTEKSDASLEAATVDMTGPVAVLMGSEEDGISPEYLQLADHRLRIPMTGQIGSLNVSVASGIMLFEVLRQRLTSGK; from the coding sequence ATGGAGAAAAGCAACGACGACCGCCCCCGGCCGCTAAAACCGCGCCGCACATTCTTTGACTCGGAAAACCGCCCTGTGCCGCGCACCCCGCGCCGCGACTTCGGCGACGACTCACCCGGTGGCTACCGCCGCCCCGACGCCCGCCCTGAAGGCCGCGACGACAACCGCCCCGTCAGCCGTCCTGATAGCCGCGGCAACCAGCGCTTCGACGGTCCACGTGGCAATGCCAACCGCCCCTCCGCCGGCGGCGACAAGCCCTTTTACTCGCACCGCCCGGCTGCCGACCACAACATTGACATGCTCTTCGGCCTGCGCCCCATCCTGGAAGCGCTGCACGCCGGCCGCACGCTGGAGAAGATTTTCCTGCTGCGGGGCACCAAGAACAGCATCACCCAGGAAATCAACGACCTGGCCCGTGAGCGGGGCACACCCGTTTCGATGGTGCCCACCGAAAAACTCGACGGCCTCACCCGCAAAAACCACCAGGGCGCGGTAGCCTTCGTGTCGCCCATCGACTACATGCCGCTGGACAGCATTCTGGCCGGGCTCTACGAAGAAGGCAAAGTGCCTTTCCTGCTGATTCTGGACCGCGTAACCGATGTGCGTAACTTCGGCGCCATTGCCCGCAACGCCGAGTGTATGGGCGTGCACGCCATTGTGGTGCCCGCCCGCGGCGCCGCCCAGATCAACGGCGACGCCGTGAAAACCTCGGCCGGCGCCCTGAACCTGATTCCGGTGTGCCGCGAAGCCAACCTGCGCGACAGCCTCAATTTCCTGCGCCAGTCCGGCGTGCAGATTGTGGCCTGCACCGAGAAATCCGACGCCAGCCTGGAAGCCGCCACTGTCGACATGACCGGCCCCGTGGCCGTGCTCATGGGCAGCGAGGAAGACGGCATCAGCCCCGAGTACCTGCAGCTCGCCGATCACCGCCTCCGCATCCCGATGACCGGCCAGATTGGCTCGCTCAACGTGTCGGTGGCCAGCGGCATCATGCTGTTTGAAGTGCTGCGCCAGCGCCTCACCTCAGGTAAATAA
- a CDS encoding mannose-1-phosphate guanylyltransferase — protein MNQHTYLVVMAGGIGSRFWPFSRTNHPKQFHDVLGVGRSMLQLTVDRFAGICPAENVFVVTNRDYKELVQQHLPAMPVSQILGEPIGRNTAPCIAYASYRIAQQDPQAVIIVTPADHAVQREEEFRRVISLAVDAARTHEVLITLGIQPSRPDTGYGYIQYMEDADIGLPNGLRKVKTFTEKPNLELANMFLSSGDFLWNSGLFVWRADVILKAFHNYLSDIAEVFEEGTAQLGTVQEEEFILEAYSRCRNISIDYGVMEKADNVYVLPADFGWSDLGTWDSLHRMGRRDENNNVIDGDAILYDTQECVIKTPAERLVVVQGLDGYIIAEYDNVLLICKRTEEQRVKDFVADVKAKKGLGYN, from the coding sequence ATGAATCAACACACGTACCTCGTCGTCATGGCGGGCGGCATCGGGAGCCGTTTCTGGCCTTTCAGCCGCACCAATCATCCCAAACAATTCCATGACGTGCTAGGCGTCGGAAGGTCAATGCTGCAGCTGACCGTTGACCGTTTCGCCGGAATATGCCCCGCCGAGAATGTATTTGTGGTGACCAATCGTGATTATAAAGAACTGGTACAGCAGCATTTGCCTGCTATGCCGGTTAGCCAGATTTTAGGTGAACCCATCGGCCGGAACACAGCGCCATGCATTGCTTATGCCAGCTACCGCATTGCACAACAGGATCCACAAGCGGTTATTATTGTGACCCCCGCAGATCATGCTGTGCAACGAGAAGAGGAGTTTCGGCGGGTGATTTCACTTGCAGTGGATGCGGCCCGCACGCACGAAGTACTTATTACCCTAGGAATTCAGCCTTCACGCCCGGATACGGGATACGGCTATATTCAATATATGGAGGACGCCGACATCGGATTGCCGAATGGCTTGCGGAAGGTGAAAACCTTTACGGAAAAGCCCAATCTAGAGCTAGCAAATATGTTCCTTTCCAGCGGGGACTTCCTGTGGAACTCAGGGCTGTTCGTGTGGCGGGCTGATGTGATTCTAAAAGCGTTCCACAACTACCTAAGCGACATTGCAGAGGTATTTGAAGAAGGAACAGCTCAACTAGGAACGGTGCAGGAGGAAGAATTCATTTTAGAAGCCTATTCCCGCTGCCGCAACATCAGCATCGACTACGGGGTGATGGAAAAGGCTGATAACGTATATGTGCTGCCTGCTGACTTCGGCTGGAGCGACCTGGGCACCTGGGACTCGCTGCACCGTATGGGCCGTCGTGACGAAAACAATAACGTTATTGATGGCGACGCCATACTTTACGACACACAGGAATGCGTCATCAAGACGCCGGCCGAGCGTTTGGTGGTAGTGCAAGGGCTGGATGGCTACATCATTGCGGAGTATGACAACGTGCTGCTGATCTGCAAGCGCACGGAAGAACAGCGCGTGAAGGATTTTGTGGCCGATGTGAAGGCCAAGAAGGGCTTAGGGTACAACTAA
- a CDS encoding DUF2723 domain-containing protein, giving the protein MRSYKSLNDVVGWLVFAIATLTYLLTLEPTASFWDCGEFIACSYKLLVPHPPGAPTFLLLGRIFSLFSFGDVTKVSVLVNALSALSSSFTVLFLFWSITMLAKKLVLHRPVAGHTVPGTPEPTQGQTLLILGAGVVGALSFAFSDSFWFNAVEGEVYAMSSLCTAAVVWIMLKWENRAHEVDSDKWLILIAYVIGLSIGVHLLNLLAVPALAFIYYYRRTQNPTTMGGVITLAVSLVIVGLILAGIIPGLPTLAGSFEVFFVNIAGLPFNSGIIIFLVLFIGLLWFGFRYSFSKKSRLVNTAMLSLVFILIGYTSYLIIPIRSSYHPTINENNPEDVLSFVSYLKREQYGDRPLLYGPQFNARPIRYEDGAPRYVREGDKYVVAEKRQNIVYDDADKMLLPRIYSPQPEHLYNYQKWVDVREGVKPTMGQNLSFLFRYQMGHQFWRYFLWNYVGRESDIQQSGGLWPWNAGKAGLPERVAESPARNNFFAIPLILGLIGLFFHARRDSRNAFIVGLLFVFTGLAIVVYLNQPPIEPRERDYTFTGATYAFAIWIGLSVLGIAELLRKVLQADTARAIAASAIGLLAPAILVAQGWNDHDRSDRYNSVDSAKNLLNSLQPNAIVFTNGDNDTFPLWYAQEVEGVRTDVRVAVLSYLNTDWYIEQMRRRAYESQPLPISMPADRYKQGTNDYLPYAENPAVQEVNLKQFVDLVKQNSDLLKVSYGEGQPSMMSFPTRKFYLDVDTAAVEKLGLIPADRRKQLVSRMEWDMGKGAIEKKNLVILDMLATNNWKRPIYFSSTVAGSDFMNLQPYFQLEGMAYRVLPLKDPNYEPRSSDEGYVNKDLMFENMMKKFAFRNLNKPGIFYDENNLRFPANYRDKFARLANAYLAAGDKAKAKQVLDKAFEVMPDATIPYDYYSPQLVPALVTVGDQARAQDIMDKMTGRAQVALAYYQTHNPALFDIESQTYLMGLQGVYRAAEQVGDQARATKALELLQQYYPRQ; this is encoded by the coding sequence ATGCGCTCCTACAAAAGCCTGAATGACGTAGTGGGCTGGCTGGTTTTTGCCATTGCCACCCTCACCTATCTGCTCACGCTCGAACCCACGGCCTCGTTCTGGGACTGTGGCGAGTTCATTGCCTGCTCCTACAAGCTGCTGGTGCCGCACCCTCCCGGGGCACCCACGTTCCTGCTGCTGGGCCGCATCTTCTCGCTGTTCTCCTTCGGCGACGTCACCAAGGTGTCGGTGCTGGTGAATGCGCTGTCGGCGCTGAGCAGCTCGTTTACGGTGCTGTTTCTGTTCTGGAGTATCACCATGCTGGCCAAGAAGCTAGTGCTGCACCGCCCGGTAGCGGGCCACACGGTGCCCGGCACGCCCGAGCCCACCCAGGGCCAGACGCTGCTGATTCTGGGCGCCGGCGTAGTTGGTGCGCTGAGCTTCGCCTTCTCCGACTCGTTCTGGTTTAATGCCGTGGAAGGCGAGGTATACGCCATGTCGTCGTTGTGCACGGCGGCGGTGGTGTGGATCATGCTGAAGTGGGAAAACCGCGCCCACGAGGTCGATTCCGACAAATGGCTGATTCTGATTGCCTACGTCATCGGCCTCAGCATCGGGGTCCATCTGCTGAACCTGCTGGCCGTGCCGGCGCTGGCCTTCATCTACTACTACCGCCGCACGCAGAACCCTACCACTATGGGCGGCGTGATTACGCTGGCCGTGAGCCTTGTGATTGTGGGCCTGATTCTGGCCGGCATCATCCCGGGCCTGCCCACGCTGGCCGGCAGCTTCGAGGTGTTCTTCGTGAATATCGCGGGCCTGCCCTTCAACTCGGGCATCATCATTTTCCTGGTGCTGTTCATTGGGTTGCTGTGGTTTGGCTTCCGCTACTCGTTCAGCAAAAAGAGCCGCCTCGTCAACACGGCCATGCTGAGTCTGGTGTTTATCCTGATTGGCTACACCAGCTACCTCATCATCCCGATCCGGAGCAGCTACCACCCAACCATCAACGAAAACAACCCCGAGGATGTGCTCAGCTTCGTGAGCTACCTCAAGCGTGAGCAGTACGGCGACCGGCCCCTGCTCTATGGCCCGCAGTTCAACGCCCGCCCCATCCGCTACGAGGACGGCGCCCCGCGCTACGTGCGTGAAGGCGACAAGTACGTGGTGGCCGAGAAGCGCCAGAACATCGTGTACGACGATGCCGACAAGATGCTGCTGCCGCGCATCTACAGCCCCCAGCCTGAGCACCTCTACAACTACCAGAAATGGGTGGACGTGCGCGAAGGCGTGAAGCCGACCATGGGCCAGAACCTCTCGTTCCTGTTCCGCTACCAGATGGGCCACCAGTTCTGGCGCTACTTCCTCTGGAACTATGTGGGCCGCGAAAGCGACATTCAGCAGTCGGGTGGCCTGTGGCCGTGGAACGCCGGCAAAGCCGGCCTGCCGGAGCGCGTGGCTGAAAGCCCGGCCCGCAACAATTTCTTCGCCATTCCGCTGATTCTGGGTTTGATTGGCCTGTTTTTCCACGCCCGCCGCGACTCGCGCAACGCCTTCATCGTGGGCTTGCTATTCGTGTTCACGGGTCTGGCCATTGTGGTGTACCTCAACCAGCCGCCCATCGAGCCCCGCGAGCGGGACTACACCTTCACGGGTGCTACCTACGCCTTTGCCATCTGGATTGGCCTGAGCGTGCTGGGCATTGCCGAGCTGCTGCGCAAAGTGCTGCAGGCTGATACCGCCCGCGCCATTGCCGCCAGTGCCATCGGTTTGCTGGCCCCGGCCATTCTGGTGGCGCAGGGCTGGAACGACCACGACCGTTCGGACCGCTACAACTCCGTGGATTCGGCCAAAAACCTGCTGAACTCGCTGCAGCCGAACGCCATTGTATTCACCAACGGCGACAACGACACCTTCCCGCTCTGGTACGCCCAGGAGGTGGAAGGCGTGCGCACCGACGTGCGCGTGGCCGTGCTTAGCTACCTCAACACCGACTGGTACATCGAGCAGATGCGCCGCCGCGCCTACGAGTCGCAGCCGCTGCCGATTTCCATGCCGGCCGACCGCTACAAGCAAGGCACCAACGACTACCTGCCCTACGCCGAAAACCCGGCCGTGCAGGAAGTGAACCTCAAGCAGTTTGTGGATTTGGTGAAGCAGAACAGCGACCTGCTGAAGGTATCCTACGGCGAAGGCCAGCCCTCCATGATGTCGTTCCCGACCCGCAAGTTCTACCTCGACGTGGACACGGCGGCGGTGGAAAAGCTGGGCCTGATTCCGGCCGACCGCCGCAAGCAGCTGGTAAGCCGCATGGAGTGGGACATGGGCAAAGGCGCCATCGAGAAGAAAAACCTGGTGATTCTGGACATGCTGGCCACCAACAACTGGAAACGCCCCATCTATTTCTCCAGCACCGTGGCCGGCTCCGATTTCATGAACCTGCAGCCGTACTTCCAGCTCGAAGGCATGGCCTACCGCGTGCTGCCGCTCAAAGACCCCAACTACGAGCCCCGCTCGTCGGATGAGGGCTATGTGAACAAAGACCTCATGTTTGAGAACATGATGAAGAAGTTCGCCTTCCGCAACCTCAACAAGCCCGGCATCTTCTACGACGAAAACAACCTGCGCTTCCCCGCCAACTACCGCGACAAGTTCGCGCGCCTGGCCAACGCCTACCTGGCCGCCGGCGACAAAGCCAAGGCCAAGCAGGTGCTCGACAAAGCCTTCGAGGTGATGCCCGACGCCACGATTCCCTACGACTACTACTCGCCGCAGCTTGTGCCGGCCCTGGTGACCGTGGGCGACCAGGCCCGCGCCCAGGACATCATGGACAAGATGACCGGCCGCGCCCAGGTGGCCCTGGCCTACTACCAGACCCATAACCCGGCCCTGTTCGACATCGAAAGCCAGACCTACCTCATGGGCCTGCAGGGCGTGTACCGCGCCGCCGAGCAGGTGGGCGACCAGGCCCGCGCTACCAAGGCCCTGGAGCTGCTGCAGCAGTATTATCCGCGTCAGTAG
- the recQ gene encoding DNA helicase RecQ — protein sequence MPAVNTAVSSTPDLKGKLKEVFGYGQFRGTQEAIIQNVIEGHNTFVIMPTGAGKSLCYQLPALVLPGTAIVISPLIALMKNQVDQLNAFGVNAQFLNSTLTKAEMNRVKKDVISGEVKLLYVAPESLTKDETIEFLQKATISFVAIDEAHCISEWGHDFRPEYRRIRGIIDNIGQVPIIALTATATPKVQLDIQKNLQMDDASVFKTSFNRTNLYYEVRPKHNTKKQLIQYVKQRKGLAGIIYCLSRKKVEEIAELLKVNDVRALPYHAGLDPHVRMANQDAFLNEDADVIVATIAFGMGIDKPDVRFVIHYDTPKSIEGYYQETGRGGRDGLDGDCLMFYSYDDIVKLEKFNKDKPVTERDNSKLLLQEMANYADSAVCRRKQLLHYFGETYPTDCGFCDNCKHPKERFEAKDEVAMALKAVVQTEQRFGLDHIGTVLMGMNNAHVESYGHNGLPIYGQGKHKDAQFWHSLLRQCLIFGLLEKDIESFGVVKITDKGMEFIDNPHSIKLTKDHDYDEEVKEELEQEEVQQAAGHDETLFQMLKDLRKKMAKEKNLPPYVLFQDPSLKEMATTFPLKMDDLAHVGGVGQGKATKFGTPFLALIKKYVDDNDIETATDVVVKSAVNKSKIKIYIIQQIDKKMDLEEIASSKGIDMRELMEEIEHICYSGTKLNLDYYIDGVLDEDRQEEIYDYFMSASTDNIAVALKELGTDEYTEEDLRLMRIKFLSEVAN from the coding sequence ATGCCAGCCGTGAATACCGCAGTCAGTTCAACACCTGATTTGAAGGGCAAATTAAAGGAAGTTTTTGGGTACGGGCAGTTCCGTGGTACGCAGGAAGCCATTATCCAGAACGTCATTGAAGGCCACAACACCTTCGTAATTATGCCCACCGGCGCCGGCAAGAGCCTTTGCTATCAGCTGCCCGCGCTGGTGCTGCCCGGCACGGCCATCGTTATTTCGCCCCTGATTGCCCTGATGAAAAACCAGGTTGATCAGCTCAACGCCTTCGGCGTGAATGCTCAGTTTCTGAACTCTACGCTCACCAAGGCGGAGATGAACCGGGTGAAGAAGGACGTTATCAGCGGCGAGGTGAAGCTACTATACGTAGCGCCCGAGAGCCTTACCAAAGACGAGACCATCGAGTTTCTGCAGAAGGCCACCATCAGCTTCGTGGCCATTGATGAGGCCCACTGCATCTCGGAGTGGGGCCACGACTTCCGGCCCGAGTACCGCCGCATCCGGGGCATCATCGACAACATCGGGCAGGTGCCTATCATTGCTCTCACGGCCACGGCCACGCCCAAAGTGCAGCTGGACATCCAGAAAAACCTGCAGATGGACGACGCCTCGGTGTTCAAGACCAGCTTCAACCGTACCAACCTTTACTATGAGGTGCGGCCCAAGCACAACACCAAAAAGCAGCTGATTCAGTACGTGAAGCAGCGCAAGGGCCTGGCCGGCATCATATATTGCCTGAGCCGCAAGAAAGTAGAAGAAATTGCCGAGCTGCTGAAGGTGAACGACGTGCGGGCCCTGCCCTACCACGCCGGTCTCGACCCGCACGTACGCATGGCCAACCAGGACGCCTTCCTGAATGAAGACGCCGACGTGATTGTGGCCACCATTGCCTTCGGCATGGGCATCGACAAGCCCGACGTGCGCTTCGTGATTCACTACGACACGCCCAAGAGCATCGAGGGCTACTACCAGGAAACCGGCCGTGGCGGCCGCGACGGCCTCGACGGCGACTGCCTGATGTTCTACAGCTACGACGACATCGTGAAGCTGGAGAAGTTCAACAAGGACAAGCCCGTGACGGAGCGCGACAACAGCAAGCTGCTGCTCCAGGAAATGGCCAACTACGCCGACTCGGCCGTGTGCCGCCGCAAGCAGCTGCTGCACTATTTCGGCGAAACCTACCCGACCGACTGCGGCTTCTGCGACAACTGCAAACACCCCAAGGAGCGGTTTGAGGCCAAGGATGAGGTAGCTATGGCCCTGAAGGCCGTGGTGCAAACCGAGCAGCGCTTCGGCCTCGACCACATCGGCACCGTATTGATGGGCATGAACAACGCGCACGTGGAGAGCTACGGCCACAATGGCCTGCCGATCTACGGCCAGGGCAAGCACAAAGACGCGCAGTTCTGGCACTCGCTGCTGCGCCAGTGCTTGATTTTCGGTTTATTGGAGAAGGATATTGAAAGCTTTGGCGTTGTAAAAATCACCGACAAGGGTATGGAATTCATCGACAATCCCCATTCGATCAAGCTCACCAAAGACCACGACTACGACGAGGAGGTGAAGGAGGAGCTGGAGCAGGAAGAGGTGCAGCAGGCCGCCGGCCACGACGAAACGCTGTTCCAGATGCTCAAGGATTTGCGCAAGAAGATGGCCAAGGAGAAAAACCTGCCGCCGTACGTGCTCTTCCAGGACCCAAGCCTGAAGGAAATGGCCACCACCTTCCCGCTCAAGATGGACGACCTCGCCCACGTGGGCGGCGTGGGGCAGGGCAAGGCCACCAAGTTCGGCACGCCGTTTCTGGCGTTGATCAAGAAGTACGTCGACGACAACGACATCGAAACCGCCACCGACGTGGTGGTGAAATCGGCCGTCAACAAGTCGAAAATCAAGATCTACATCATTCAGCAGATCGACAAGAAGATGGATCTGGAGGAAATTGCGTCCTCAAAAGGCATCGATATGCGCGAGCTGATGGAGGAAATCGAGCACATCTGCTACTCTGGCACCAAGCTCAACCTCGACTACTACATCGACGGCGTGCTGGACGAAGACCGCCAGGAGGAAATCTACGACTACTTCATGTCGGCCAGCACCGACAACATTGCCGTGGCCCTCAAGGAGCTCGGCACCGACGAATACACCGAGGAAGACCTGCGCCTGATGCGCATCAAGTTCCTGAGCGAGGTGGCCAACTAG
- a CDS encoding biotin--[acetyl-CoA-carboxylase] ligase, translating into MEPLSPHTLFTGRQVHWLPECASTNSEAQQLLGENRATDGCVVITDKQTAGKGQRGNSWEAQPGENLTLSVIWRPAFLAAQDQFLLSQAVALGVHDWAGTLLGFGNALRVKWPNDLLYGNQKFGGILIENTLNGTMIQHSVVGIGLNVNQQEFGVPTATSLGLLTGRAYALAPLASRLLECLERRYLQLRAGRIAALRYDYLHVLYRYQEPHSFEVGGQQITGEIVGVDDAGRLALRVQDQLRHFDLKEIRYLL; encoded by the coding sequence GTGGAGCCTCTTTCCCCGCATACTCTCTTCACGGGCCGCCAAGTGCATTGGTTGCCCGAATGTGCCTCCACAAACAGCGAAGCACAGCAATTGCTTGGCGAAAACCGCGCCACCGACGGCTGCGTGGTAATTACCGACAAACAGACGGCCGGAAAAGGTCAGCGGGGCAACAGCTGGGAGGCCCAGCCCGGCGAAAACCTGACGCTTTCGGTCATCTGGCGGCCGGCCTTCCTGGCGGCCCAGGACCAGTTCTTGCTCAGCCAGGCCGTGGCGCTGGGCGTGCACGACTGGGCCGGCACGCTGCTGGGCTTCGGGAACGCCCTGCGGGTGAAGTGGCCCAACGACCTGCTGTATGGCAACCAGAAGTTTGGCGGCATCCTGATAGAAAACACGCTCAACGGCACAATGATTCAGCATAGTGTGGTCGGGATTGGGCTGAACGTGAACCAGCAGGAGTTTGGGGTGCCCACGGCTACGTCGCTGGGGCTGCTGACCGGGCGCGCTTATGCCCTGGCGCCGCTGGCCTCGCGGCTGCTGGAGTGCCTGGAGCGGCGCTACCTGCAGTTGCGGGCCGGCCGCATTGCGGCCCTGCGCTACGACTACCTGCACGTGCTGTACCGCTACCAGGAGCCGCATTCCTTTGAAGTGGGCGGCCAGCAAATCACCGGCGAGATTGTGGGCGTCGACGATGCCGGCCGGCTGGCGCTTCGGGTGCAGGACCAGCTCCGGCACTTCGACCTGAAAGAAATCCGGTATTTGCTCTGA